In Nitrospira sp., the sequence CTTGGTCAGATCGTTGTACAAATGGTTATTGTCGGCGTGCCCAGCGATCCCGCTGGCGGGAGGCGCTTTGTCTAGGTTGACATATTGGAACGTCCCAAACGGTTGAATCTGATCGTCCGAGGGCAATTGCTGACGGTTCCACCCTCCGCCCAGGGCGCGGATGAGGGCGACGGAGGAGCGCAGCAGTTCGGCCTTGATTTGCACTGCGTCGATGCGCGCCAGCAGCGTCTGGAGCTCGGCGTAAATGACTTCCAGGCTGGACGCCAGGCCGCCCTGGTACAGTTCTATGGTGAGATTCTGCGTTTTGAAGTACGCGCCCACGGCGGCGTCTTGCCGATCGGCCGCGAGGGTCAGGCGGTTCGTCAGGGTCAAATTGCTCTCGACCTCGCGAAACGCGTTGAGCACGGTCGATCGGTACAGGTCCTCCATTTCGCGATAGGCCGCCCACGCCTGGTTCAATTGGGCGCGGCGATAGCCCCCTTGGAACACCGGGAGCGACACGGCTGCGCCATAGGCCCAGAAACTATTGGCTAGCTTGACCAGATTGAAGCCGTCTTCAAAGCCGCCATCCGCACGAAACGCGAGGTTGGGAAAAAACGCGGCTCGGGCGATCCCGACGGTGCGGCTGGCCTGGGCCATCCGGCGCTCACTGCCCGCGATATCGGGCCGGCGCTCCAGCAAGGTGGCGGGCAGGACACGCGGCACCGTAAAGTTGGCGACCCGCAGTTCATTGACCGGGTCAATCGTAAAACTGGTCGGCGTCACATTGAGGAGGATGGCGATCGCCTGTTCCGTCACTTGGCGTTGGGCTTGCACCTGCGCAAGTTTCGTCTGGGTACTGTAGTACAGCGATTCTACCCGGGCGACATCGAGGGCGGACGCGATCGCGCCGGCAAACTGGGAGTTGACGAGGTCGAGCGTGCTTTTGTAGAGGTCGATCGATTGCACGTAGATGGCCGTCTGGGCGTCGAAGCCCCGGAGGAGGAAATAGTCGGCCCCTACCTCCGCTTGGAGGCTCAGGCGGGCGAGGCCCCAGTCGGCGGCCCGTTCTTGGGCTCGGTAGGTCTCCACCTGGGCGGTATTGCGGAGCGCCGACCATAAATCGTACTCCCAGGAGGCCAGGCCGCCCAGTTCCATCGTGGCTTGTTGCAGCGGACTCTCAGGGGCCCGAAAGAGTCGCTCAAACGACTGGCGTTGGTGGGACCCGCCGAATTCGATCCCGATCTGCGGCAGGTATTGCGCCCGGGCCTTCATCATGACATTGCGGGCCTGCACGAACCGCTCGGCGGCGGCCTGGAGGTCCGGATTGGCCTCCATGGCCTGTTCGACGAGCTTGTCCAGCACCGGATCGTTATACGCTTTCCACCAATCCGGGCGCAGTTCCGCATCCGACGGATTGGCCTCCACGAAGGGACTGGAGCCATGCCACGACGCCGGTACGACGTATTCCGGCGGCTCATAGGTCGGCGCCAGATTGGCGCGCGGTAACCAATCACTGCACGCCGGAAAGGTGAGCGCCACCAGCACCAAGCTGCAGCGCCATGCCGAGTTGAGCCAGGGGGTGGACATTGCTGGTGTCGTTCGCCCGCGCGCACTTATATCGATCGGCTGTAATGTTGTCATAGGGTCGACGATGATCCTTCCTTTGGTGCCGCGGCTTCTGGTGCCGGCTTCTCTCCCGTGACAAGATCATAGCCGGCCGTGGGTGTGACGATGCGTACCTTGTTGCCTTCGAGCAACGCGGCGCTGGGGTTGTTCACGATGCGGTCGCTGGGTGAAAGTCCCTCTTCAATCTCGACAATTTGGTCCATGAGTTTACTGACCTTGACGGATTTCAAATGGATACGGTCGTCCTCCGTTACCACGGCCACTTGTGTGCCTCGCTCCTGGAACACCAACGCAGTGGAGGGCATCGTGAAGGCTTGTCGATCGATCGGCGCCGTCAGGTGGACCTGGGCGTAGGAGCCGGGCCAGAGCGCTCGGTCCTCGTTCTCGATCGTGAACACAGTGGTTGCAGTGCGCGTGCCCACCTCGAATCCCTTGGCAACGGTCAGAAACTGGAAGTTGAAATGCCGATGAGGCAATTGCGGCACAGTCACGTCGGCCGTCAAGCCTGGATTGAGAAAAGGCCCGAACGCCTCCGGCACACTGACAAAGAGACGCAACTTATCGACGACGGCGACTGTAAACAGGTTGGTTTTCGCATTGGGGGTGCTGAGGTTGCCCTCCTTACTGACCAAGTCGCCGACGTTGATGTTGCGTTGGATGACGACACCGTCAAACGGCGCGACGATCTTTTTGAACCCGATGAACGCCTCGATGTTCTTGACCTTTTGCTCCGCTGCCTTGACCATCGCGCCTTGGGCTCTCATGTTTTGTTCCTGCACCGTGATCGACTGCTCGGACACCGCATGATTGGGGCGCAGCGCGATCCAGCGATTCGCGGTCACCTCGGCGAGCCGATACTTGGCGCGCTCGGATTCCAAATCCGCATGAGCTTGCCGAAATTCGGCGTCGAGATCCGGAGTGCTGATTTCGGCGAGGAGGTCGCCTGCCTTCACGGTGTCACCGTAGTCCTTGTGCCACATCTTCACATAGCCCGTGACCCGCGCGTAGATCGGCGCCTCGTACCAACCCACGATATTGCCGGGAAGCACAATCGTCTCGGACCCTGGAAGCGGCTTGGGAGAAACGACCGCGACCGTGGGCACGGCCTCTTCGAGCGTCTTGTTGTGCAGCAAGGCGGCGTCGCTTTTGGCCTCTTGCATCCGATAGCCGAGGTAGGCTCCGCACACAATGACGGTTGCAATGATGATACGTGATTTAATGGATGTCATTATCATGAGATCTCCTTCTGTTGTGTAGCCATACGCCGGCTGTAAACGATGGCATACACGCAGGGTACGAAAAACAGGGTGAAGAGCGTGGCCATGAGCAAGCCGCCGATGACGGCGCGACCCAGCGGCGCGTTCTGCGAATAGCCCGTCGCCATGGGGACCATCCCTATAATCATGGCCGCGGCAGTCATGAGCACCGGGCGGAACCGGGTCGTTCCGGCTTCAATCGCGGCCCGTAATGCGTCGCCGTGCTCTTGAAGCATCTCGCGCGCATAGGACACCACGAGGATCGAATTGGCGGTCCCTGTTCCCATGCACATGATGGCGCCCGTCAGCGCTGGTTCGGACAGACGCGTATGGGTGAGGAACAAGGCCCAGGCGATACCCGCCAGCGCGCCGGGCAAGGCCGTGATGATGATGAAGGGATCGAGCCAGGATTGGAAATTGACGACGATCAACAGATAGATCAGCACGATCGCGGCGAGCAGTCCGAAGATCAGCTCGAAATAGGCGTCCCGCATCAGCTCGGCTTGGCCGTGGATTTCAATTTCAGCCGTGCGAGGCTTCTCGTGCTCCAGACTCTTGGTAACCTTTTCAACGTCCGCCAGCACCGAACCGAGGTCGCGGTCCTCGGCCGAGACATAGATGTCGAAGAGCGGCATGATGTTGCCGTGCGTGACCACGCCCGGCGTTCCCTCCACCGACAGATCGGTTAAATTACCTAGGAGTTGCACTTCGTTAGTGGTGGTATCATTTGCTGAGTCGACCGGGACGGTCTTGAGACTATTGACGCTATTGATGAAGGGTTGCGGTGTATAGACGTTGATCAGATACGACATACCGGTTGAGGGATCGAGCCAGTAAACCTGATCCACTTGTTGGCTCCCGGCAGTCGTCATGAGCAGGTTGTCGGCCATGTCCGACAGAGTTCTATTGACTCCGAGTCCGAATGTGCGGTCGCCTTCGACCATCATGGTCGGCGTGCGCATTGTTTGCTGGATGACCACATCTGTGGCGCCGGGGATCTCGCGATATTTGTCCATCAATTTCCGGGCAAACTCATAGCTGGCGTAGATATCCGGGCCGTTGACCTGCACGTCGATCGGCGCGGGCGCGCCGAAGTTGAGAATCTTGGCGGTCAGATCGGACGGCTGAAACGTGAATTCGGTCCCCGGAAACCGTTCTTTCAAGCCCTTGCGGACGATCTGCCGGTACTCCCACACGGGAGACTTTTCGTCCTTCAAGAGGATCGTCAAATCGCAATCCTGAGAGCCGACCGTCGGCGTCGGAATGAACGCGAGATTGTGCGGCCCGACCGGCAGACCGCAATTGCTGACGATGTTTTCGACTTGATCGGGCAACAGCTCTTCGATGCTGGAGGACACCAACGTGGACAGACGCCCGCTCACCTCGATGCGCGTTCCGAGCGGCGCCCGCATATGCATTTGCAAAACCCCCGACCGGATCTCCGGGAAATAGTCGCGACCGAGGAAGAAAAACAGGCCCATCGAGGCTACCGCGACGGCGAGCGAAACGGTGACGAAGGCGCGACGACGAGCGATCGCCCATTCCAACAACGTGCCGTAGCGCTCTCGGAACTTGTTGAAGCGACGCTCGAACCCCTTCTGAAAGCGGACGAAGATATTCGATGATTGTTCCGCGCCTGGTTGTCCGTGCTGGTGGTCTTCATGCGGTTGCGACATGGTGACTCCTCATCATATATTTGGCCATGGTCGGCACTAGTGTGAACGAAAGGATGAACGAGGCGAGCATCGCGATCATGACGGCCTCCGCCATGGGCTTAAAGAGATAGCCGGAACTGCCGGTGAGCCCGAAGAGCGGCAGCCAAGCGATTGCGATGCACAGCGTGGCGACGAGCGTCGGGACGACGATCTGATTGGCGGCGTCGATGATGGCCTGTTCCAAGGGCTTGCCCATCTCGAGATGGCGATCGATGTTTTCGATCATCACAATCGCATTATCCACGAGGATCCCGACCGCCAGGGCCAGACCGCCCAAGGTCATGACGTTGATCGACTCCCCGAGCCAATGCAGGCCGATGATGGCGGTCAAGATGGACAGCGGGATCGACGTCCAGACGATGACGGTGGCCCGCCAGGAGCCGAGCAACAGCAGCACAATGAAGCCGACCAGCGCGCCGGCGATCAACATTTCATGCAGGACGTCCGAGATTGCATCCTTGACGAAGGTCGAAGCGTCGTCCAGAAGCCTGATCTTCACCCCCTCCGGGACGACGTGCTCGGCCCGAGGAATCATCTTCTTGATCCCATCCACCACCGCCAGAGTCGAGGCCTCGGTGCTCTTCATGACGACGATGATGACGGTCTGCTTGCCCTTCACCAGCACCGCATTCTGCTGGACTCGGCCCATGAGGCGCACCGAGGCCACGTCGCGCAGATAGACGAACGCGTTGCCTTCCCGCTTGACCGGGATATTGGCGAACTCTTCGATCTGCAGCGGTGACGCATTCGTCTGGACGATCCAGTCCGTTGTGTTGATCTTGATATCGCCGGTGGGCAGCACGCGATATTGCTTCATGAGGACATTGTGAATGTCGGACGGCGTGAGGCTGCGCGCGAGCATTTTCTGCGGATCGAGGTTGACCATGACCTGCATATCCTGGCCTCCATAGGGATGCGGCAGGATGGCGCCGTTGACGGTTACGAGCAGCGGTCGGATCCGCATGTAGGCGAGGTTATAGAGCTCCGCCGGGGTCATGTTGTCGGAGCTCACCTCCAGCATCGCCACGGGGATCGACGAGGGGGCGAGTCGCATGATCATGGGCGGAGAAATGTCCGGCGGCAACGCTTTCACGACCGTCTGGGCAATGGCCATGATATCCGCTTCGGCTCGACCGACATCCACTCCGTCTTGGAGATAGATATTGGTGATACTGCTCCCGTAGTACGAGTGACTGTGCATGTACTTGATGCCTTCCACGGTGGCGGTCACGAACCGTTCGAACAGATATGTGATGCGGCCTTCCACCTGTTGCGGCAACAGGCCGGAGTAGATCCAGACGACAGAGGTGACGGGGATCAAGATATTCGGTAAGACATCGGTCGGCATGTGCTGGATCGTCAGCCCCCCGAACAGCACGATGAGGATCGACATCACCACGAAGGTGTATGGCCTGCGCAAGGCTATTGCGACGATCTGCTTCATGCTTCGCCCTCGATGCTCATGACCAGCCTCCGCAACGATTCCGCGTCGGGTTGTCCGTGCTGGTGGTCTTCATGCGGTTGCGACATGGTGACTCCTCATCATATATTTGGCCATGGTCGGCACCAGTGTGCGCGAAAGGATGAACGAGGCGATCATCGCGATCATGACGGCCTCCGCCATGGGCTTAAAGAGATAGCCTGAGGCACCGGTGAGCCCGAAGAGCGGGAGCCAGGCGATTGCGATGCACAGCGTGGCGACGAGCGTCGGGACGACGATCTGATTGGCGGCGTCGATGATGGCCTGTTCCAGCGGCTTGCCCATCTCGAGATGGCGATCGATGTTTTCGATCATCACGGTTGCGTCATCTACGAGGATCCCGACCGCCAGGGCCAGACCGCCCAAGGTCATGACGTTGATCGTCTCCCCGAGCCAATGCAAGCCGATGATGGCGGTCAAGATGGACAGCGGGATCGACGTCCAGACGATGACGGTGGCCCGCCAGGAGCCGAGCAACAGCAACACGATGAGGCCGACCAGCGCGCCGGCGGTCAGCATTTCGTGGACCACGTCGGAGATCGCATCCTTGACGAAGGTCGAAGCGTCGTCCAGAAGCCTGATCTTCACCCCCTCCGGGACGACGTGCTCGGCCCGAGGAATCATCTTCTTGATCCCATCCACCACCGCCAGAGTCGAGGCCTCGGTGCTCTTCATGACGACGATGATGACGGTCTGCTTGCCCTTCACCAGCACCGCATTCTGCTGGACTCGGCCCATGAGGCGCACCGAGGCCACGTCGCGCAGATAGACGAACGCGTTGCCTTCCCGCTTGACCGGGATATTGGCGAACTCTTCGATCTGCAGCGGTGACGCATTCGTCTGGACGATCCAGTCCGTTGTGTTGATCTTGATATCGCCGGTGGGCAGCACGCGATATTGCTTCATGAGGACATTGTGAATGTCGGACGGCGTGAGGCTGCGCGCGAGCATTTTCTGCGGATCGAGGTTGACCATGACCTGCATATCCTGGCCTCCATAGGGATGCGGCAGGATGGCGCCGTTGACGGTTACGAGCAGCGGTCGGATCCGCATGTAGGCGAGGTTATAGAGCTCCGCCGGGGTCATGTTGTCGGAGCTCACCTCCAGCATCGCCACGGGGATCGACGAGGGGGCGAGTCGCATGATCATGGGCGGAGAAATGTCCGGCGGCAACGCTTTCACGACCGTCTGGGCAATGGCCATGATATCCGCTTCGGCTCGACCGACATCCACTCCGTCTTGGAGATAGATATTGGTGATACTGCTCCCGTAGTACGAGTGACTGTGCATGTACTTGATGCCTTCCACGGTGGCGGTCACGAACCGTTCGAACAGATACGTGATGCGGCCTTCCACCTGTTGCGGCAACAGGCCGGAGTAGATCCAGACGACGGAGGTGACCGGAATCGTGATATTCGGGAAGACATCGGTCGGCATGTGCTGGATCGTCAGCCCCCCGAACAGCACGATGAGGATCGACATCACCACGAAGGTGTACGGTCTGCGCAGAGCAATGAGAACGATCTTATTCATGCAAGATCCTCTTATTCTTATTCATGGAAGAAGACTGTTAACAACAACCATACGAGGGTGCTTCTCAGGAACGTCATCGCTCAGCTTCATAAAGTTTCTCAGCGATCGAGCTTGAAGTAACCGATGCAGCATGCCAGCCGCCGATTCTTTCATCGGACTGTCCTGATCGACCATCGACCCAATTGCGAGATCGTCATCTTGAATGCGGATCATGAGACCGATACTGTGCAAGGTGTTTGCCTAACTTAGTGATGTACCCATGTCGTACGAATCATGACAATTAGGCTTGTTTTCCCCGGATAAAATGAATTTCGCGCAAAACACAACTGTGTCAGTAATACATAGGTGTGCCAAGATGACCTATTCAGAAGCGATCTATCGGCGATGGATTCGGAGCGATTCGTCAAAAGCGATTCTTTGAGAAAGGTTGGTGCTGCAGCGCGAGCAGACTGAGAAACCAATCGTCGAATTACTCAGCAAAACATGTGTTTGTCTTTGAGCTCTGTGTTGTAGGTTGCTTTTCGGAGTACTGCGTTTCAATCCTGAAAGAGACGCTAGACAATATTGAGGACAACCCCTCCGTCAGTCGGAAACCGCACGTCTGTAGCGCCTAGAGAGTCTCAGTCAAAGAGTTTCGCTGCTTTCGAGGCGAGGCAAAACGACAGTCATGTGCGACTACGCCCTCTCTCGTCCATCAAGAAACCGGCGAGGTCTATCAAAAGACATCATAACAAATTCAATTGCATGCTCAGCGAAACCAACTTGTCCGGCTGCTCAATGTCGTAGGATTCCATCGCGGAGTATCGCTTGCGAGAAAGATGGACAAGAGTAACGCAGGGCATACACAGGCTCTTGGCATGGCACGTGCTTAGAGACAGTAACGGAGGAAATGGTTCTCTGATTGAATTTGTTATATGGATCAGTGGCAGCCTCGCCGTGAAGAGTGCGGTGGGACAGGGTACGGAGTTCACGGTGGATCTGCCGCTGTGGACGGAACGGGAGATCCGGAGACGCCGATGAGTGGCTTGCCTGCAATCCTGGTCGTGGATGACGACCAACAGAATCGGGAGATGCTGGCCGAAGCCTTGAGCCAAGTCGGCTTCGAGGTGGATATCGCCTGCGATGGTGCAGAAGCCCTGAGCAAGGCCAATGAGGTGATGTACGATGCCGTCTTGAGCGACATCCGCATGGCCCCCTTGTCCGGGTTGGATCTGTTGGATTTTCTTCGCAAGACCATGCCGGAGATGCCGATTGTCCTGTTAACCGCGTTCGGTTCCGTCGACACGGCGATCCAAGCCATGAAGCTGGGGGCCTACAATTACATCACCAAACCGGTGAATCTCGAAGAGCTCGTGCTCACCATGACGCGCGCCGTCGAGTACCGGCGCCTGATCGAGGACAATCGTACGCTTCCACGTGCGTTCAGTGAACGGCCGCGGACCGCCTCGTTGATCGGGCAAAGCAAGAAACTGGTCGAGGTGTTCAAACTCGTCGGACGAGTCTCTCGCAGCCGGACCGCCGTGTTGATTCAGGGGGAGAGCGGCACCGGCAAGGAACTCATCGCCCGCGCCATCCACGACAACAGCCCCCGGGCCACGCACCGGTTCGTCGCCGTGAACTGCAGTGCGATTCCCGACTCCTTGCTCGAAAGCGAACTCTTCGGTCACATCAAGGGGTCGTTTACCGGGGCCCATATCTTACGGCGGGGCTTGCTGGAGGAGGCGAGCGGCGGCACCTTCTTCTTGGACGAAGTCGGC encodes:
- a CDS encoding efflux RND transporter permease subunit produces the protein MNKIVLIALRRPYTFVVMSILIVLFGGLTIQHMPTDVFPNITIPVTSVVWIYSGLLPQQVEGRITYLFERFVTATVEGIKYMHSHSYYGSSITNIYLQDGVDVGRAEADIMAIAQTVVKALPPDISPPMIMRLAPSSIPVAMLEVSSDNMTPAELYNLAYMRIRPLLVTVNGAILPHPYGGQDMQVMVNLDPQKMLARSLTPSDIHNVLMKQYRVLPTGDIKINTTDWIVQTNASPLQIEEFANIPVKREGNAFVYLRDVASVRLMGRVQQNAVLVKGKQTVIIVVMKSTEASTLAVVDGIKKMIPRAEHVVPEGVKIRLLDDASTFVKDAISDVVHEMLTAGALVGLIVLLLLGSWRATVIVWTSIPLSILTAIIGLHWLGETINVMTLGGLALAVGILVDDATVMIENIDRHLEMGKPLEQAIIDAANQIVVPTLVATLCIAIAWLPLFGLTGASGYLFKPMAEAVMIAMIASFILSRTLVPTMAKYMMRSHHVATA
- a CDS encoding efflux RND transporter permease subunit gives rise to the protein MSQPHEDHQHGQPGAEQSSNIFVRFQKGFERRFNKFRERYGTLLEWAIARRRAFVTVSLAVAVASMGLFFFLGRDYFPEIRSGVLQMHMRAPLGTRIEVSGRLSTLVSSSIEELLPDQVENIVSNCGLPVGPHNLAFIPTPTVGSQDCDLTILLKDEKSPVWEYRQIVRKGLKERFPGTEFTFQPSDLTAKILNFGAPAPIDVQVNGPDIYASYEFARKLMDKYREIPGATDVVIQQTMRTPTMMVEGDRTFGLGVNRTLSDMADNLLMTTAGSQQVDQVYWLDPSTGMSYLINVYTPQPFINSVNSLKTVPVDSANDTTTNEVQLLGNLTDLSVEGTPGVVTHGNIMPLFDIYVSAEDRDLGSVLADVEKVTKSLEHEKPRTAEIEIHGQAELMRDAYFELIFGLLAAIVLIYLLIVVNFQSWLDPFIIITALPGALAGIAWALFLTHTRLSEPALTGAIMCMGTGTANSILVVSYAREMLQEHGDALRAAIEAGTTRFRPVLMTAAAMIIGMVPMATGYSQNAPLGRAVIGGLLMATLFTLFFVPCVYAIVYSRRMATQQKEIS
- a CDS encoding sigma-54 dependent transcriptional regulator, whose product is MDQWQPRREECGGTGYGVHGGSAAVDGTGDPETPMSGLPAILVVDDDQQNREMLAEALSQVGFEVDIACDGAEALSKANEVMYDAVLSDIRMAPLSGLDLLDFLRKTMPEMPIVLLTAFGSVDTAIQAMKLGAYNYITKPVNLEELVLTMTRAVEYRRLIEDNRTLPRAFSERPRTASLIGQSKKLVEVFKLVGRVSRSRTAVLIQGESGTGKELIARAIHDNSPRATHRFVAVNCSAIPDSLLESELFGHIKGSFTGAHILRRGLLEEASGGTFFLDEVGDLSSAGQAKLLRVLQEGEVRRIGSNESVRVDVRIIAASRRNLADLIEAGRFREDLLYRLNTVNIFIPPLRERPEDIPLLAEFFLARYGDEKEVPVTSFSPAAMRALTGYAWPGNVRELEHVVERAVALTSHAILALDDLPSEILRKDGSISNHTHLLPGTLKALQRDQVLKMLESAQGNKERTARLLGISRRTLYRLLDRYDVGKTQTSPEADTSDPNGS
- a CDS encoding efflux RND transporter periplasmic adaptor subunit translates to MIMTSIKSRIIIATVIVCGAYLGYRMQEAKSDAALLHNKTLEEAVPTVAVVSPKPLPGSETIVLPGNIVGWYEAPIYARVTGYVKMWHKDYGDTVKAGDLLAEISTPDLDAEFRQAHADLESERAKYRLAEVTANRWIALRPNHAVSEQSITVQEQNMRAQGAMVKAAEQKVKNIEAFIGFKKIVAPFDGVVIQRNINVGDLVSKEGNLSTPNAKTNLFTVAVVDKLRLFVSVPEAFGPFLNPGLTADVTVPQLPHRHFNFQFLTVAKGFEVGTRTATTVFTIENEDRALWPGSYAQVHLTAPIDRQAFTMPSTALVFQERGTQVAVVTEDDRIHLKSVKVSKLMDQIVEIEEGLSPSDRIVNNPSAALLEGNKVRIVTPTAGYDLVTGEKPAPEAAAPKEGSSSTL
- a CDS encoding efflux transporter outer membrane subunit, with the translated sequence MSTPWLNSAWRCSLVLVALTFPACSDWLPRANLAPTYEPPEYVVPASWHGSSPFVEANPSDAELRPDWWKAYNDPVLDKLVEQAMEANPDLQAAAERFVQARNVMMKARAQYLPQIGIEFGGSHQRQSFERLFRAPESPLQQATMELGGLASWEYDLWSALRNTAQVETYRAQERAADWGLARLSLQAEVGADYFLLRGFDAQTAIYVQSIDLYKSTLDLVNSQFAGAIASALDVARVESLYYSTQTKLAQVQAQRQVTEQAIAILLNVTPTSFTIDPVNELRVANFTVPRVLPATLLERRPDIAGSERRMAQASRTVGIARAAFFPNLAFRADGGFEDGFNLVKLANSFWAYGAAVSLPVFQGGYRRAQLNQAWAAYREMEDLYRSTVLNAFREVESNLTLTNRLTLAADRQDAAVGAYFKTQNLTIELYQGGLASSLEVIYAELQTLLARIDAVQIKAELLRSSVALIRALGGGWNRQQLPSDDQIQPFGTFQYVNLDKAPPASGIAGHADNNHLYNDLTKPSVRQ
- a CDS encoding efflux RND transporter permease subunit — its product is MKQIVAIALRRPYTFVVMSILIVLFGGLTIQHMPTDVLPNILIPVTSVVWIYSGLLPQQVEGRITYLFERFVTATVEGIKYMHSHSYYGSSITNIYLQDGVDVGRAEADIMAIAQTVVKALPPDISPPMIMRLAPSSIPVAMLEVSSDNMTPAELYNLAYMRIRPLLVTVNGAILPHPYGGQDMQVMVNLDPQKMLARSLTPSDIHNVLMKQYRVLPTGDIKINTTDWIVQTNASPLQIEEFANIPVKREGNAFVYLRDVASVRLMGRVQQNAVLVKGKQTVIIVVMKSTEASTLAVVDGIKKMIPRAEHVVPEGVKIRLLDDASTFVKDAISDVLHEMLIAGALVGFIVLLLLGSWRATVIVWTSIPLSILTAIIGLHWLGESINVMTLGGLALAVGILVDNAIVMIENIDRHLEMGKPLEQAIIDAANQIVVPTLVATLCIAIAWLPLFGLTGSSGYLFKPMAEAVMIAMLASFILSFTLVPTMAKYMMRSHHVATA